A region from the Curtobacterium sp. MCBA15_012 genome encodes:
- a CDS encoding MarR family winged helix-turn-helix transcriptional regulator: MHESAEEWPLGRLLSAAARAVERDWDERLRAVGLTHAALVAIDILLRTGPTGADTLARTARVQPQTMSRTLERAERDGLVERTPHPEDGRRRVVAVTEAGKRAWDTARHIEREVLPDDPDLRRRLLQVLRST, encoded by the coding sequence ATGCACGAGTCCGCCGAGGAGTGGCCGCTCGGACGGCTCCTCTCCGCCGCCGCACGGGCCGTCGAGCGCGACTGGGACGAACGCCTGCGCGCCGTCGGCCTGACGCACGCCGCACTCGTCGCGATCGACATCCTGCTGCGCACAGGGCCCACCGGCGCCGACACCCTCGCCCGGACCGCCCGCGTGCAGCCGCAGACCATGTCCCGCACGCTCGAGCGCGCCGAGCGGGACGGCTTGGTCGAGCGCACGCCGCACCCCGAGGACGGCCGACGGCGGGTCGTCGCGGTCACCGAGGCCGGCAAGCGGGCCTGGGACACCGCGCGGCACATCGAGCGCGAGGTCCTGCCGGACGACCCGGACCTGCGCCGACGGCTGCTCCAGGTCCTGCGCAGTACGTGA